From a region of the Pseudoxanthomonas sp. X-1 genome:
- a CDS encoding DMT family transporter: protein MSPGTVAMVLGAAGAHAVWNLASKSKRGDAFLFVWAYTWASTLLFVPLGMAMAIRGQQPFDARLVVASVLSAGLHTAYSLTLQAGYDRAALGVVYPVARATGPMLTMGFAVLVLGERLTPAAVFGALVIVAGILVVIGNPFRNGSRHALPGILWGGATGAAIAAYTLWDSYAVTTWQLAPASYYAGTLLLQGLIMTPLALRRRQRLAATLRSDARPILVVALFSPLAYLLVLTAMQRAPVALVAPLRESSIVIGALLACWLFGEDHLARRVTGAVIVLAGIAAIGL from the coding sequence ATGTCGCCCGGCACGGTCGCGATGGTCCTCGGCGCGGCCGGGGCGCACGCGGTGTGGAATCTCGCCTCGAAGTCCAAGCGCGGCGACGCCTTCCTGTTCGTGTGGGCCTATACCTGGGCGTCCACGCTGCTGTTCGTCCCGCTCGGCATGGCGATGGCGATCCGCGGGCAGCAGCCGTTCGATGCGCGACTGGTCGTGGCCTCGGTCCTTTCGGCGGGGCTGCACACGGCCTATTCGCTGACGCTGCAGGCCGGCTACGACCGTGCCGCGCTGGGCGTGGTCTACCCGGTGGCGCGCGCCACCGGGCCCATGCTGACGATGGGCTTCGCGGTGCTGGTGCTGGGCGAACGCCTGACGCCGGCGGCGGTGTTCGGCGCGCTGGTCATCGTCGCCGGCATCCTCGTCGTCATCGGCAATCCCTTCCGCAACGGGAGCCGGCATGCGTTGCCGGGAATCCTCTGGGGCGGCGCGACCGGGGCCGCGATCGCGGCCTACACCCTGTGGGACAGTTACGCGGTCACCACTTGGCAGCTGGCGCCGGCAAGCTACTACGCAGGCACCCTGCTGCTGCAGGGCCTGATCATGACGCCGCTGGCGCTGCGCCGCAGGCAGCGGCTGGCGGCGACCCTGCGCAGCGACGCCAGGCCGATCCTGGTGGTGGCGCTGTTCTCGCCGCTGGCCTACCTGCTGGTGCTCACCGCCATGCAGCGCGCACCGGTGGCGCTGGTCGCGCCGCTGCGCGAGTCGTCCATCGTCATCGGCGCCCTGCTCGCCTGCTGGCTGTTCGGCGAGGACCATCTCGCGCGCCGCGTTACCGGCGCCGTGATCGTGCTGGCCGGCATCGCGGCGATCGGTCTTTGA
- a CDS encoding MurR/RpiR family transcriptional regulator, with protein sequence MSEKKGNSVTKVEGRLGQWLGAIQARCGDLAASEAKVVALLLADPLFVGAGTTAEVAARAGVSPPSVVRAARAIGFAGFAELKLEIARARGTTAFFAPPAALAADAPLAAVLEASIRAGTDALAALGGAVEPAALGKAVDVLHAARQVIVFGAGPSATVAADAVFRLRAIGVTTVGIADHLSAMIAVRLLGQGDAVIAVSSTGRTATTLAIADAAASAGASLIAITNQYGTPLAKLADVALVVGGPPLPAQMAAAGSRLAQLVVVDALVAALALRDPARTRRAERTGIDLPDLS encoded by the coding sequence ATGAGCGAGAAGAAAGGTAACTCCGTTACGAAGGTGGAAGGCCGGCTCGGCCAATGGCTCGGCGCCATCCAGGCGCGCTGCGGCGATCTGGCCGCGAGCGAGGCCAAGGTGGTGGCGCTGCTGCTCGCCGACCCGCTGTTCGTGGGCGCCGGCACGACGGCGGAGGTCGCCGCGCGCGCGGGCGTGTCGCCGCCGAGCGTGGTGCGCGCCGCGCGGGCGATCGGCTTCGCCGGTTTCGCCGAGCTCAAGCTCGAGATCGCGCGCGCCCGCGGCACCACGGCCTTCTTCGCGCCTCCCGCCGCGCTCGCTGCCGACGCACCGCTGGCCGCCGTGCTGGAGGCGTCCATCCGCGCCGGCACCGATGCACTGGCCGCGCTCGGCGGTGCGGTGGAGCCAGCGGCGCTGGGCAAGGCGGTCGACGTGCTGCATGCCGCGCGCCAGGTCATCGTCTTCGGCGCCGGCCCTTCGGCGACGGTGGCCGCCGATGCGGTCTTTCGCCTGCGCGCGATCGGCGTCACCACCGTCGGCATCGCGGATCATCTGTCGGCGATGATCGCGGTGCGCCTGCTCGGCCAGGGCGATGCCGTGATCGCCGTCAGTTCGACGGGGCGCACCGCGACCACGCTGGCCATCGCCGATGCGGCGGCCTCCGCCGGCGCCTCGCTCATCGCCATCACCAATCAGTACGGCACTCCGCTGGCGAAACTGGCCGATGTGGCGCTGGTCGTCGGCGGGCCGCCGCTGCCGGCGCAGATGGCCGCGGCGGGCAGCCGGCTGGCACAGCTGGTCGTCGTCGATGCGCTGGTCGCCGCGCTCGCATTGCGGGATCCGGCGCGCACCCGCCGCGCGGAGCGGACGGGCATCGATCTGCCCGACCTGTCCTGA
- a CDS encoding oxidoreductase: MHTQSNPSDITVAVVGPGAIGTTVAAMLHEVGRTPVLCGRTARDQLWLQDGDRRIGVPGPVLSDPAQCDRTVDLIFLAVKATQNAAAAPWLAALSGPRTVVCALQNGVEQVDSLAPYCPQGRIVPAVVWFPAQAQADGVIRLRAPARLSLPDTPDAGLVAEALHGTRCAVELVADFHTVAWRKLLQNAVAGLMALTQRRSGMFARPDIAELALAYLREGLAVARAEGAALGDEVPQAILDKFQSSPPDLGTSILGDRQAGRPLEWDIRNGVIARRGRAHGLPTPISDIVVPLLAAASDGPG; this comes from the coding sequence ATGCACACGCAGTCCAATCCTTCCGACATTACCGTCGCGGTCGTGGGCCCCGGCGCCATCGGCACCACGGTCGCGGCGATGCTGCACGAGGTCGGCCGCACGCCCGTGCTGTGTGGCCGCACGGCCCGCGACCAGCTGTGGCTGCAGGACGGCGATCGCCGCATCGGCGTTCCTGGGCCAGTGCTGAGCGACCCCGCGCAGTGCGATCGCACGGTCGACCTGATCTTCCTGGCGGTGAAGGCGACGCAGAACGCGGCAGCGGCGCCGTGGCTCGCGGCGCTGAGCGGCCCGCGCACGGTCGTGTGCGCGCTGCAGAACGGTGTCGAGCAGGTCGACTCGCTCGCGCCATATTGCCCGCAGGGACGGATCGTACCTGCGGTCGTATGGTTCCCCGCGCAGGCGCAGGCCGACGGCGTGATCCGCTTGCGCGCACCCGCACGCCTCAGCCTGCCGGACACGCCCGATGCGGGCCTCGTCGCCGAGGCACTGCACGGCACCCGCTGCGCGGTGGAACTGGTCGCCGACTTCCACACCGTGGCCTGGCGCAAGCTGCTGCAGAACGCGGTGGCCGGCCTCATGGCGCTCACGCAGCGGCGTTCCGGCATGTTCGCCCGCCCGGACATCGCCGAGCTCGCCCTGGCGTATCTGCGCGAAGGCCTTGCCGTGGCGCGAGCCGAAGGCGCCGCGCTCGGCGACGAAGTGCCGCAGGCGATCCTGGACAAGTTCCAGTCCTCGCCGCCCGATCTGGGGACTTCCATCCTCGGCGACCGCCAGGCCGGCAGGCCGCTGGAATGGGACATCCGCAACGGCGTCATCGCCCGCCGCGGCCGCGCCCACGGCCTGCCGACCCCCATCAGTGACATCGTGGTGCCGCTGCTGGCCGCGGCCAGTGACGGCCCAGGCTGA
- a CDS encoding sugar phosphate isomerase/epimerase, translated as MTLTLPRRLAATALLLCAALPALAKERTAAQLPIAVQMYSLRNIPSLEDRLKLVHDAGITAVETVGTQDTTAPQLKALLDKYGIIVTSSHVQLADLRKDLAGVVAFNKAVGNRVLVVPYLGDAERPKDAAGWTALGKELGQLAGTLKAQGMTLAYHNHDFEFARFGDKTGLELLLEGAGPALKSELDLAWVARSGNDPVVYLGKLKGRLYAVHAKDNAPKGQAADESGFAAVGHGVLDWKAILPAADRAGVKWYIIEHDNPRDPAAVVKAGAAYLVEHLPADVKR; from the coding sequence ATGACGCTCACCCTGCCCCGCCGCCTCGCGGCCACCGCCCTGCTGCTCTGCGCAGCGCTTCCCGCACTGGCCAAGGAGCGCACCGCCGCGCAGCTGCCCATCGCCGTGCAGATGTACTCGCTGCGCAACATCCCCTCGCTGGAAGACCGGCTCAAGCTGGTCCACGACGCCGGCATCACCGCGGTGGAAACCGTGGGCACGCAGGACACCACCGCGCCGCAGCTCAAGGCCCTGCTGGACAAGTACGGGATCATCGTCACTTCCTCGCACGTGCAGCTGGCCGACCTGCGCAAGGATCTGGCCGGCGTGGTCGCCTTCAACAAGGCCGTCGGCAACCGCGTGCTGGTCGTGCCCTACCTGGGCGATGCCGAGCGGCCGAAGGACGCCGCGGGCTGGACCGCGCTGGGCAAGGAACTGGGCCAACTGGCGGGCACGCTCAAGGCGCAGGGCATGACGCTGGCGTACCACAACCACGATTTCGAGTTCGCCCGGTTCGGGGACAAGACCGGCCTGGAGCTGCTGCTCGAAGGCGCCGGCCCGGCGCTGAAGTCCGAGCTGGATCTGGCCTGGGTGGCCCGTTCGGGCAACGACCCGGTGGTGTACCTGGGCAAGCTCAAGGGCCGTCTGTACGCGGTGCATGCCAAGGACAATGCGCCGAAGGGTCAGGCCGCCGACGAGAGCGGCTTCGCCGCGGTCGGCCATGGCGTGCTGGACTGGAAGGCGATCCTGCCGGCCGCCGATCGCGCCGGGGTCAAGTGGTACATCATCGAGCACGACAATCCGCGCGACCCGGCCGCCGTGGTCAAGGCTGGCGCGGCCTATCTGGTCGAGCATCTGCCGGCCGACGTGAAGCGCTGA
- a CDS encoding Gfo/Idh/MocA family oxidoreductase codes for MSPLGIVIVGTGMIGAVHRRAALLAGAQVRGVVGSSPARGEEAARAWNLPRAYRDLDEALADPQVRVVHVCTPNHLHRPMAQAALESGRHVICEKPLATTLQDAQALADLAAATGLVATVPFVYRYHPVVREARARIADGELGPLRLIHGSYLQDWLLDPASNNWRVDPRLGGASRAFADIGSHWCDLVEWIGGERFAEVSAAFETVITERGASTGESFATPAAGGALQAVSSEDVAAALFKTTRGTLATLTVSQVSAGRHNRLWFEIDGAKAAVAFDQEDCERLWIGRPDQREEIFVRGPGAGSAEQRRLSSLPPGHAQGYAQCFESFVADTYRAIAGQTPEGLPTFADGLRSARIVEGVIASARARAWTSIGA; via the coding sequence ATGAGCCCGCTTGGCATCGTCATCGTCGGCACCGGCATGATCGGCGCGGTGCATCGCCGCGCCGCGCTGTTGGCCGGCGCGCAGGTCCGCGGCGTGGTCGGCTCCTCGCCGGCCCGCGGCGAGGAGGCCGCGCGCGCCTGGAACCTGCCGCGCGCCTACCGTGACCTGGACGAGGCCCTGGCCGACCCGCAGGTGCGGGTGGTGCACGTGTGCACGCCCAATCATCTGCACCGGCCGATGGCACAGGCCGCGCTGGAATCCGGCCGCCACGTGATCTGCGAAAAACCGCTGGCCACCACGCTGCAGGACGCCCAGGCGCTGGCCGATCTGGCCGCCGCCACCGGGCTGGTGGCCACCGTGCCCTTCGTCTATCGCTACCACCCGGTGGTGCGCGAGGCCCGCGCCCGCATCGCCGACGGCGAGCTGGGGCCGCTGCGCCTGATCCACGGCAGCTATCTGCAGGACTGGCTGCTGGATCCGGCCAGCAACAACTGGCGCGTGGACCCCAGGCTGGGCGGCGCGTCGCGCGCCTTCGCCGACATCGGCTCGCACTGGTGCGACCTGGTGGAATGGATCGGCGGCGAGCGCTTCGCCGAGGTGAGCGCGGCCTTCGAGACCGTCATCACCGAGCGCGGCGCGAGCACCGGCGAGAGCTTCGCCACGCCGGCCGCCGGCGGCGCGCTGCAGGCGGTGTCCAGCGAGGACGTGGCCGCGGCGCTGTTCAAGACCACGCGCGGCACGCTGGCCACGCTGACGGTGAGCCAGGTCTCGGCCGGCCGCCACAACCGGCTGTGGTTCGAGATCGACGGCGCCAAGGCCGCCGTGGCCTTCGACCAGGAGGACTGCGAGCGCCTGTGGATCGGTCGGCCCGATCAGCGCGAGGAGATCTTCGTGCGCGGGCCGGGCGCGGGCAGCGCCGAGCAGCGCCGTCTCTCCTCGCTGCCACCCGGCCATGCGCAGGGCTATGCGCAGTGCTTCGAATCCTTCGTCGCCGACACTTACCGCGCCATCGCCGGGCAGACGCCCGAGGGCCTGCCGACCTTCGCCGACGGCCTGCGCTCGGCGCGCATCGTCGAAGGCGTGATCGCCTCGGCGCGCGCGCGCGCCTGGACATCCATCGGCGCGTGA
- a CDS encoding nucleoside permease, which translates to MTSILSRLGAMMFLQFFIWGAWFVTLGTYLVQGPLQASAGQVATAFLSQSIGAIVAPFLVGLIADRYFAAQRILAVLHLAGAALMWGASVATTFDTFAACVMGYMLLFMPTLALANSIAMRHMQVPEKQFPPVRVAGSVGWIVAGVLIGWLGWEQAHRLELTFRMAALASLLLGLYALTLPHTPPLEQQRNASLGKMIGLDALGLLKSRSYLVFFLASIAICIPLSFYYNFTNPYLNDLGVRGAAGLQSLGQVSEVLLMLAMPFLFARLGVKTMLALGMAAWVARYALFAYGDAGGGFALLVIGIVLHGICYDFFFVTGQIYTDAHAGPAFRSSAQGFITLATYGVGMLIGTFLSGAVVEHYTTAAGRDWQSIWLFPAGVALVVLIAFLLLFRDRPAKAAVASATP; encoded by the coding sequence ATGACGTCCATCCTGTCGCGCCTCGGCGCGATGATGTTCCTGCAGTTCTTCATCTGGGGCGCGTGGTTCGTGACCCTGGGCACCTATCTGGTTCAGGGCCCGCTGCAGGCCAGCGCGGGCCAGGTCGCCACGGCTTTCCTGAGCCAGTCGATCGGCGCGATCGTCGCGCCCTTCCTGGTGGGGCTGATCGCCGATCGCTACTTCGCCGCCCAGCGCATCCTGGCCGTACTGCACCTGGCCGGCGCGGCGCTGATGTGGGGGGCCTCGGTGGCGACCACGTTCGACACCTTCGCCGCCTGCGTGATGGGCTACATGCTGCTGTTCATGCCCACCCTGGCGCTGGCCAACAGCATCGCCATGCGCCACATGCAAGTACCCGAGAAGCAGTTCCCGCCGGTGCGCGTGGCCGGCAGCGTCGGCTGGATCGTGGCCGGCGTGCTGATCGGCTGGCTGGGCTGGGAACAGGCGCACCGCCTGGAGCTGACCTTCCGCATGGCCGCGCTGGCCTCGCTGCTGCTGGGCCTGTACGCCCTCACCCTGCCGCACACCCCGCCGCTGGAGCAGCAGCGCAACGCCAGCCTGGGCAAGATGATCGGCCTGGATGCGCTGGGGCTGTTGAAGTCGCGCTCGTACCTGGTGTTCTTCCTGGCCTCGATCGCCATCTGCATCCCGCTGTCGTTCTACTACAACTTCACCAACCCCTATCTCAACGACCTGGGCGTGCGCGGCGCGGCAGGGCTGCAGTCGCTGGGCCAGGTATCCGAAGTGCTGCTGATGCTGGCCATGCCGTTCCTGTTCGCGCGGCTGGGAGTCAAGACCATGCTGGCGCTGGGCATGGCCGCCTGGGTGGCGCGCTACGCGCTGTTTGCCTATGGCGACGCCGGCGGCGGCTTCGCGCTGCTGGTGATCGGCATCGTGCTGCACGGCATCTGCTACGACTTCTTCTTCGTCACCGGGCAGATCTATACCGATGCCCATGCCGGCCCGGCCTTCCGCAGCAGCGCGCAGGGCTTCATCACCCTGGCCACCTATGGCGTGGGCATGCTGATCGGCACCTTCCTGTCCGGCGCGGTGGTCGAGCACTACACGACCGCCGCGGGACGCGACTGGCAGAGCATCTGGCTGTTCCCGGCCGGCGTGGCGCTGGTGGTGCTGATCGCCTTCCTGCTGCTGTTCCGCGATCGGCCGGCCAAGGCCGCCGTCGCCTCGGCCACGCCTTGA